One window of Phalacrocorax carbo chromosome 1, bPhaCar2.1, whole genome shotgun sequence genomic DNA carries:
- the RCSD1 gene encoding capZ-interacting protein has product MENRPAETKSEVDTSASPSVAQLAGKFKEQAANITGKEVPPHKPTRRKPPCSLPLYSHKTETSDNGEQKRSPNACPIPKVKVKSSPMIEKLQANLAFAPAALLPGASPKSPGLKALVSPFTTPPSTPSSPGIQSQTSDVNEMPVSFDQPPEGTQLQFYNKVRTRGSIKRRPPSRKFRRSLSDYGDGEDLGVTISSPENGAKEDGDEVFGPKAKTEEAETGSKVQKKQTGSDEKPPSRRGSSRSEDEEKGEKQAEEMTPCKNNAGDTKEEEACSRAPREEDSPQPPSGNKEEVCKVPQGEEQQGSACGQEKGDKKKEEAEAEAEAKETSESTDARRTSNTEETPLAPEPLQDTVGLETASEPSTSATQDQGAA; this is encoded by the exons AATAGGCCAGCAGAGACCAAGTCAGAGGTGGACACGTCGGCGTCACCCTCAGTGGCTCAGCTAGCCGGGAAATTCAAAGAGCAAGCAGCCAATATCACTGGAAAAGAG gtACCACCACATAAGCCAACTCGGAGGAAACCACCATGTTCCCTTCCATTGTATTCCCACAAAACTGAGACAAGTGACAATGGTGAGCAA aagcGGTCTCCAAATGCTTGCCCCATTCCCAAGGTCAAGGTGAAAAGCTCTCCAATGATCGAAAAGCTGCAG GCCAATCTGGCTTTTGCTCCAGCTGCTCTACTGCCGGGAGCATCTCCCAAAAGCCCTGGTCTGAAAGCCCTTGTTTCTCCGTTCACCACCCCTCCCTCAACACCCAGCAGCCCAGGGATTCAGTCCCAGACCAGCGACGTGAATGAGATGCCCGTCAGCTTTGATCAACCCCCGGAAGGCACTCAGCTGCAATTCTATAATAAG GTGCGGACACGGGGATCGATAAAGCGCAGGCCTCCCTCCAGGAAGTTCCGAAGATCTCTGTCTGACTACGGAGATGGGGAAGATTTAGGGGTCACCATCTCCTCTCCAGAAAATGGTGCCAAGGAAGACGGGGATGAGGTGTTTGGGCCGAAGGCCAAGACAGAGGAGGCAGAAACAGGGAGCAAAGTGCAAAAGAAACAGACAGGGTCTGATGAGAAGCCCCCATCAAGGAGAGGATCCAGCAGatcagaagatgaagaaaaaggggaaaaacaggcAGAGGAAATGACTCCCTGCAAGAATAACGCAGGggacacaaaagaggaagaagcatgTAGTCGTGCCCCAAGGGAGGAGGactctccccagcctccctctgGAAACAAGGAGGAGGTGTGCAAGGTtccccagggagaagagcagcaAGGCAGTGCCTGTGGACAGGAAAAGGGGGacaagaagaaggaagaagctgAAGCTGAAGCTGAAGCAAAGGAGACCAGTGAGAGCACAGATGCACGGAGAACGTCAAACACTGAAGAAACACCACTGGCACCTGAACCGCTGCAGGACACAGTGGGCTTAGAGACTGCCAGTGAGCCTTCAACGTCAGCCACGCAGGACCAGGGTGCAGCGTAA